A DNA window from Thiothrix subterranea contains the following coding sequences:
- a CDS encoding autotransporter assembly complex protein TamA, producing MKTIIWGLCLLGASAPGYAAFFQQTEAEAAAEAESPVNVTVQGADTALADNLRAFMPSLRNLKCDSSTDRVQRFIESAEEKLHEGAEAMGYYSARFNVTPVQQGNCLALHVAVQPGEPVRVALIEVQVTGAGKDLPEFRQISAALPYQTGDVLVHQKYEDFKASLNSTANRLGFFDAEYVLREIQVDPDTRQAQVRLHFETGKRYQVGKVKVEQDVLAEKYLNRYLRVHEGDTYNAENLLKQQRILEGSGYYSEVQVSGAYQQAENGVVPVGITAARRKRYTYDGRVGYGTDTGFRVETGMDAHWVNDKGHKFNAKGVVAQNEQSVEGAYKVPLWQPEHEFASLSGGVRHTDNNGIESEALKLGLDYNRRNRHDWQQTVFINYLDETTRVTSSGTETRSQLTLGGARVKKTETDDLLFPTRGWQVAAEVQGAVEGVLSDQSVLQGKLSGKYLHTFDNRDKLILQGAAGTTLTNELDDMPKSLRFFAGGQSSVRGYDFESLGETNAAGDVLGGKHLLTTSVEYERPVVDNWSAAGFVDAGDAFDNAANLTMQVGAGFGVRYKSPLGPIRADIAAPTDDPGDVHFYFSVGPDL from the coding sequence ATGAAAACAATCATTTGGGGGTTATGTTTACTGGGTGCAAGCGCACCGGGGTATGCGGCTTTTTTCCAGCAAACCGAAGCGGAAGCGGCGGCTGAAGCGGAATCCCCCGTCAACGTTACCGTGCAGGGTGCGGATACGGCGCTGGCGGATAATTTACGTGCTTTTATGCCCTCCTTGCGCAACCTTAAATGTGATAGCTCGACCGATCGGGTGCAACGTTTCATTGAATCTGCCGAAGAAAAACTACACGAAGGTGCGGAGGCGATGGGTTATTACAGCGCCCGTTTTAATGTTACCCCGGTGCAACAAGGCAATTGTTTGGCGTTGCATGTGGCGGTACAACCCGGCGAGCCGGTGCGCGTGGCACTTATCGAGGTGCAAGTGACGGGCGCGGGCAAAGATTTGCCGGAATTTCGCCAGATAAGCGCTGCATTGCCTTACCAAACAGGCGATGTGCTGGTGCACCAAAAATACGAAGATTTCAAAGCCAGCCTCAACAGTACCGCCAACCGCTTAGGGTTTTTCGACGCGGAATACGTGCTGCGGGAAATTCAAGTCGACCCTGACACGCGCCAAGCGCAAGTACGCCTGCATTTTGAGACGGGCAAACGTTATCAAGTGGGCAAGGTCAAGGTGGAACAGGATGTACTAGCAGAAAAATACCTCAACCGCTATTTGCGCGTGCATGAGGGTGACACCTACAACGCTGAAAACTTGCTGAAACAGCAGCGGATTTTGGAGGGCAGCGGTTATTACAGCGAAGTACAAGTGAGTGGTGCTTACCAACAAGCCGAAAACGGTGTTGTACCCGTGGGCATTACGGCTGCACGGCGCAAACGCTATACCTATGACGGGCGAGTGGGCTATGGCACCGATACCGGGTTTCGGGTGGAAACCGGCATGGATGCGCATTGGGTTAACGATAAAGGTCACAAATTCAATGCCAAGGGTGTAGTGGCACAAAATGAGCAGTCGGTGGAGGGCGCTTACAAAGTACCGCTGTGGCAACCAGAACACGAATTTGCCAGTCTTTCCGGCGGGGTGCGCCATACGGATAACAACGGGATCGAAAGCGAAGCGCTCAAATTGGGCTTGGATTATAACCGCCGCAACCGCCACGATTGGCAACAAACGGTATTCATCAACTACCTCGATGAAACCACGCGCGTGACCAGCAGTGGCACGGAAACCCGTTCGCAACTGACGCTGGGCGGGGCGCGTGTCAAAAAGACCGAAACCGACGATTTATTGTTTCCCACGCGCGGTTGGCAAGTGGCGGCTGAAGTGCAGGGTGCTGTCGAAGGCGTGTTAAGCGACCAAAGTGTGTTGCAAGGCAAGTTGAGTGGTAAGTATCTGCATACCTTCGACAACCGCGATAAGCTGATTCTGCAAGGTGCAGCCGGTACTACTCTGACCAATGAGCTTGATGATATGCCCAAGTCGCTACGTTTTTTTGCGGGCGGGCAAAGCTCGGTGCGCGGTTATGATTTCGAGTCCTTGGGGGAAACCAATGCCGCAGGCGATGTGCTAGGGGGCAAGCATTTGCTGACCACTAGCGTCGAATACGAACGCCCGGTCGTGGATAACTGGAGTGCTGCTGGTTTTGTGGATGCGGGGGATGCGTTCGATAATGCTGCGAACTTGACTATGCAAGTGGGGGCGGGTTTCGGGGTACGTTACAAATCACCGCTGGGGCCGATACGCGCGGACATTGCTGCACCCACAGATGATCCCGGTGATGTGCATTTCTACTTCAGCGTGGGACCTGACCTGTGA
- the dacB gene encoding D-alanyl-D-alanine carboxypeptidase/D-alanyl-D-alanine endopeptidase encodes MLKKLFITIGLCVSLGDVSAAESLLPVRPAPQPAELTLIRHQQTADLPADIQAFMQQAKIPSENLSVYIRDLNANLPMVVHNDKVLRNPASVMKLLTTWTALKLLSPSYTWKTEAWTRGELKDGILNGDLILKGYGDPFLTDEAFWQLLHDLQLKGLKEIRGQLVVDNSYFNIPDYDPAAFDNEPTRVYNAQPSALMFNFQANRFLLEADQATGKVAIAPFPLIPGLQLDNSMVLAKGGCRKGHYQPTFKQTEAAIKISGAYAADCGKNFVLRVLSTPEVHVFNAFRDVWQSQGGKFGGTLQSGQVRDGDVLLHTHESRTLGEQIRFINKWSNNVMTRNVFLTIGAKVLGAPATLDKSRIATADMLKKAGIDYTGMVVENGSGLSRSERVSARQLGALLEMAWRDPYMPEFMASLPLLGEDGTLASRFKDDDLRGRSHLKTGTLNDATAIAGYMLTRSGKRLVIVLLHNGREAQGSGRRLQDALLKWAFEQ; translated from the coding sequence ATGTTGAAAAAATTATTCATCACCATCGGGCTGTGTGTGAGTCTGGGGGACGTTAGTGCCGCAGAGTCGCTGCTGCCTGTTCGCCCAGCCCCGCAACCGGCTGAACTCACCCTGATTCGCCATCAACAAACCGCTGATTTACCGGCCGATATTCAGGCGTTCATGCAGCAAGCCAAGATTCCCTCTGAAAACCTGAGTGTGTACATCCGCGATTTGAACGCCAATTTACCGATGGTGGTGCATAACGATAAGGTGCTGCGTAACCCCGCTTCGGTGATGAAATTGCTGACGACTTGGACGGCGCTTAAGTTACTTAGCCCCAGCTATACCTGGAAAACCGAAGCTTGGACGCGCGGTGAATTGAAGGATGGCATTCTCAACGGTGATTTGATTCTAAAAGGTTACGGCGACCCGTTTCTGACCGATGAAGCCTTTTGGCAATTGCTGCACGATTTGCAACTGAAAGGCTTGAAAGAAATTCGTGGGCAGTTGGTCGTGGATAATAGTTATTTCAACATTCCCGATTACGACCCGGCGGCTTTTGATAATGAACCAACCCGTGTCTACAACGCCCAGCCTTCGGCGTTAATGTTTAACTTTCAGGCGAACCGTTTTCTATTGGAAGCCGACCAAGCCACGGGCAAGGTGGCGATTGCACCATTCCCGCTGATTCCCGGTCTGCAATTGGATAACAGCATGGTGTTGGCAAAAGGCGGTTGCCGTAAGGGGCATTACCAGCCGACCTTCAAGCAAACTGAGGCGGCGATCAAAATTTCCGGGGCGTATGCGGCAGATTGCGGTAAAAACTTTGTGCTGCGGGTGTTGTCCACACCTGAGGTGCATGTATTCAATGCGTTTCGGGATGTGTGGCAGTCGCAAGGTGGCAAGTTCGGCGGTACCTTGCAAAGCGGGCAAGTGCGGGACGGCGATGTGTTATTGCATACTCACGAGTCGCGTACTTTGGGAGAACAAATCCGCTTCATCAATAAGTGGAGCAATAACGTGATGACGCGCAATGTGTTCCTCACCATTGGCGCGAAAGTGCTGGGAGCGCCTGCTACCTTGGACAAAAGCCGGATAGCCACTGCCGATATGCTCAAAAAAGCCGGTATCGACTACACTGGTATGGTAGTGGAAAACGGTTCTGGCTTATCGCGCAGTGAACGTGTCAGTGCACGGCAATTAGGCGCGTTATTGGAGATGGCATGGCGCGACCCGTATATGCCGGAATTCATGGCGTCATTGCCACTATTGGGTGAGGACGGAACACTCGCCAGCCGTTTCAAGGACGATGATTTGCGCGGGCGCAGCCACCTGAAAACGGGGACGTTGAATGATGCTACGGCTATCGCGGGGTATATGTTGACCCGTAGCGGTAAGCGCCTAGTCATCGTGTTATTGCATAATGGTCGGGAAGCACAAGGTAGCGGGCGGCGCTTGCAGGATGCTTTATTGAAATGGGCATTCGAGCAATAA
- the tsaA gene encoding tRNA (N6-threonylcarbamoyladenosine(37)-N6)-methyltransferase TrmO: protein MKYSLSPIGAITSPYKEKFGIPRQPGLVTAARATLTLLPPYNLPETVRGLEGFSHVWLIFVFHGTQAQGWKPTVRPPRLGGNARLGVFATRSTFRPNPIGLTVAELCGIQVSGSNITLELAGADLLDGTPILDIKPYLPYADALPQARAGFAPDAPLAPQPVVFSAQASQQCAQKQAQWQSDIRVLIEQILSQDPRPSYQHGQVVDRVYAMRLYDFDLRWHYTAAGIEVLELADLQPDT, encoded by the coding sequence ATGAAGTACTCACTTTCCCCCATCGGCGCAATCACTTCCCCCTACAAAGAAAAATTCGGTATCCCCCGCCAGCCCGGTTTGGTGACAGCCGCTCGTGCCACCCTCACGCTGTTGCCCCCGTACAACCTGCCCGAAACGGTGCGCGGACTCGAAGGCTTTTCCCACGTCTGGTTAATCTTCGTCTTCCACGGCACACAAGCGCAAGGCTGGAAACCCACGGTGCGCCCACCCCGTCTCGGTGGCAATGCACGGCTGGGTGTATTCGCCACCCGTTCCACGTTTCGCCCCAACCCGATTGGTCTTACGGTGGCTGAGTTATGCGGGATTCAGGTGTCAGGGAGTAACATCACCCTCGAACTCGCCGGGGCAGATTTGCTGGATGGCACGCCGATTCTGGATATTAAACCGTACCTGCCGTATGCGGATGCGCTGCCGCAAGCGCGGGCAGGCTTTGCGCCGGATGCGCCCCTTGCGCCGCAGCCGGTGGTGTTTTCTGCCCAAGCCAGCCAGCAATGTGCGCAAAAACAAGCGCAATGGCAGTCTGATATACGTGTGTTGATTGAGCAGATTCTGAGTCAAGACCCGCGCCCTTCCTACCAACACGGGCAAGTGGTGGACAGGGTATACGCCATGCGCCTTTACGATTTTGATTTGCGCTGGCATTACACCGCTGCGGGTATTGAGGTGCTAGAATTAGCCGACCTTCAACCAGACACTTAA
- a CDS encoding YdcF family protein, whose translation MFLFKKLVSNAIMPLSLCVLLLLIGLVLLWFTHRQKTGRILVTAGSVLLLAVSYGWGFAPALKALEHEYPPVTNVAADAKWVAVLGGGTFSDAEIPLHARLSEASLGRLVEGIRLYRQLPGATLLVSGGRVFGSGSDAESMRELAVSLGVNPADIRVDEESPDTETQALIIRQMVGDDKVLLVTSASHMPRAVGLFRLAGVNVVPAPTHYVVQDNAGFSPADLFPDSDSVLAAQRVAYEYMGIVWAKLRGLL comes from the coding sequence ATGTTCTTGTTCAAAAAACTGGTGTCTAACGCCATTATGCCGCTGTCGTTGTGTGTGTTGTTGCTACTGATCGGCTTGGTGCTGCTGTGGTTTACGCATCGGCAGAAAACCGGCAGGATTTTGGTCACGGCGGGTTCGGTATTGTTGCTGGCGGTGAGCTATGGTTGGGGATTTGCGCCTGCTTTGAAAGCGTTGGAGCATGAATATCCACCCGTGACTAATGTGGCGGCGGATGCCAAATGGGTCGCGGTGCTGGGGGGCGGTACATTTTCTGATGCGGAAATTCCGCTCCATGCGCGTTTGAGTGAGGCATCGTTGGGGCGCTTGGTGGAAGGGATTCGTTTGTATCGGCAACTGCCGGGGGCGACATTATTGGTTTCCGGTGGGCGAGTGTTTGGTTCTGGTTCGGATGCGGAATCCATGCGTGAACTTGCGGTGTCACTGGGAGTCAATCCCGCCGATATTCGGGTGGATGAGGAGTCGCCAGATACCGAAACCCAAGCGCTCATTATTCGGCAAATGGTGGGTGATGACAAAGTACTTCTCGTGACATCAGCGTCGCATATGCCGCGTGCGGTGGGTTTGTTCAGGTTGGCGGGGGTGAATGTCGTGCCTGCACCAACGCATTATGTGGTGCAAGATAACGCGGGGTTTAGTCCGGCTGACTTATTCCCAGATAGTGACTCTGTGTTGGCGGCGCAACGGGTGGCGTATGAGTACATGGGGATTGTGTGGGCGAAGTTGCGGGGACTATTGTAA
- a CDS encoding ATP-binding protein encodes MFTERHLAPKLLTALNSSPIVFISGARQAGKSTLVQTLSANHFPADYVTFDSPTAMAAAVSNPDFFLSRDRPLIIDEVQLVPDIFRALKKRIDDLRLKDKANSNGRYLLTGSANIMALPKLADALVGRMALLRLYPLSALELHEQSGTFLTNLFNNRFPYQTLSTSMEATLTTIRDATFPELPSKTEAERELWFDSYISTLLQRDVRQIAEVEKITLLPSLLRLMAARAGNLVNDSEIARSVGLNAITGKRYRTLLEFMYLTTDIPPWFRNIEKRLVKAPKAYLLDTNLLCHTLGYRLQDLPLHNPTLFGHVLENFVASELIKQLSFSNTRANLFHFRTSDGKEVDFVLEQPNGQLAGVEVKAAGQVQSSDFKGLQELQQQVGADFLCGVVLYQGTETVPFGEKLWAVPLPALWH; translated from the coding sequence ATGTTTACCGAACGCCACCTCGCCCCTAAGCTCTTGACCGCCCTCAACAGCAGCCCGATTGTGTTCATCAGCGGCGCACGCCAAGCCGGAAAAAGCACCTTAGTACAAACGCTATCAGCAAACCACTTCCCCGCCGATTACGTCACCTTCGACAGTCCCACCGCGATGGCAGCCGCTGTTAGCAACCCCGACTTCTTCCTAAGCCGCGACCGCCCACTGATTATCGACGAAGTTCAGCTTGTCCCCGACATCTTCCGCGCCCTCAAAAAACGCATCGACGACTTGCGCCTCAAAGACAAAGCCAACAGTAACGGGCGCTACTTGCTGACAGGTTCAGCCAATATCATGGCACTGCCCAAACTCGCGGATGCACTGGTCGGGCGCATGGCATTGTTACGCCTTTACCCCCTATCCGCACTGGAATTGCACGAGCAAAGCGGCACATTCCTCACGAATCTGTTCAATAACCGCTTCCCCTATCAAACCCTCAGCACCAGCATGGAAGCGACGCTGACCACCATCCGCGATGCGACATTCCCAGAACTCCCCAGCAAAACCGAGGCAGAACGCGAACTGTGGTTCGACAGCTACATCAGCACCCTATTACAACGTGACGTGCGCCAAATTGCCGAAGTCGAAAAAATCACTCTGCTCCCCAGCCTATTGCGCCTAATGGCAGCACGTGCTGGCAATCTGGTGAATGACAGTGAAATCGCCCGCAGTGTCGGTCTCAATGCCATCACCGGCAAACGTTACCGTACCCTGCTGGAATTCATGTACCTCACTACCGACATTCCACCTTGGTTTCGCAATATTGAAAAGCGCTTGGTCAAAGCGCCCAAAGCCTACTTGTTGGACACCAATTTGCTCTGCCACACCCTCGGCTACCGCCTACAAGATTTACCCCTGCACAACCCTACGCTGTTTGGGCATGTACTGGAAAACTTTGTCGCCAGCGAACTCATCAAGCAATTGTCGTTCAGTAATACCCGCGCCAACCTGTTTCACTTCCGCACCAGCGACGGCAAAGAGGTCGATTTCGTCTTAGAACAACCCAACGGACAATTAGCAGGTGTTGAAGTCAAAGCCGCCGGACAAGTCCAAAGCAGCGATTTCAAAGGGTTGCAAGAACTGCAACAACAAGTAGGCGCTGATTTTCTCTGTGGCGTGGTATTGTACCAAGGCACTGAAACCGTTCCATTCGGTGAAAAGTTGTGGGCAGTGCCATTACCCGCACTCTGGCATTAA
- a CDS encoding HugZ family pyridoxamine 5'-phosphate oxidase gives MSKNPEETLGQLLKCAKTLQLATLDAWGEPSISYAPFVRDDAGHFYIFVSLLSSHTQEILQHPPLSILLIEDEQEARQIFARTRVTYRCVAEVVAREAAEYASLLDAMEARFGNVVGLLRGLGDFVMFRLVPQSGRFVMGFGQAFVLAGAGLHELQHIGPGQN, from the coding sequence ATGAGCAAGAACCCTGAGGAAACACTGGGGCAACTACTGAAGTGTGCAAAAACCCTGCAATTGGCAACCTTGGATGCATGGGGTGAGCCGTCGATCAGTTATGCGCCATTTGTGCGGGATGACGCGGGGCATTTTTATATTTTCGTGAGTTTGTTATCCAGCCATACGCAGGAAATCTTGCAACATCCGCCATTGTCGATTTTGCTGATTGAGGATGAGCAAGAGGCGCGGCAAATTTTTGCACGTACTCGTGTGACTTACCGCTGTGTGGCAGAGGTCGTGGCGCGGGAAGCGGCGGAATATGCATCGCTATTGGATGCGATGGAAGCGCGGTTTGGCAATGTGGTGGGCTTGCTGCGTGGCTTGGGGGATTTCGTGATGTTTCGGCTGGTTCCGCAATCTGGGCGCTTTGTGATGGGTTTTGGGCAAGCGTTTGTGCTGGCGGGGGCGGGCTTGCATGAGTTGCAGCACATCGGGCCGGGGCAGAATTAA
- a CDS encoding META domain-containing protein, whose protein sequence is MLKVFFSSLTGQIIGTLVFLSIISACSFDAREPAPNMTLASTSWTLKTLDGKPVTTDKLPTIQFDDTRMNGYSGCNQFFGNYTSSSDGIFTTSAVGATKMACLDDKNALEQQFFAQLEKANQYAITLEQLHLLDDKRNILMVLNAAKPAADKAK, encoded by the coding sequence ATGCTCAAGGTATTCTTTTCCTCATTAACAGGGCAAATCATCGGCACACTGGTGTTTTTAAGCATCATTTCTGCCTGTAGCTTTGATGCCAGAGAACCCGCACCTAATATGACGTTAGCAAGCACCAGTTGGACATTGAAAACCTTGGATGGCAAACCCGTCACCACCGACAAATTACCCACGATTCAGTTTGATGATACACGCATGAATGGCTATTCCGGTTGCAACCAGTTTTTCGGGAATTACACCAGTAGCAGCGATGGCATTTTCACCACCAGTGCGGTCGGTGCAACCAAAATGGCTTGCCTCGATGACAAAAATGCCTTGGAACAACAATTTTTTGCCCAACTGGAAAAAGCCAATCAATACGCCATTACCCTTGAGCAACTCCATCTCTTGGATGACAAACGTAATATTTTGATGGTTTTGAATGCAGCAAAACCAGCCGCTGACAAAGCAAAATAA
- a CDS encoding copper amine oxidase, which yields MQYRTPLLVLSLLIAWQQPVFAAPSTACTGQTLSKTFASGASWNLCWTPRQAEGIVLSQVTYKAPNHPARRVLGEAALSQLETALDDGAVAPLFLSTEAGFGGNNLQTLNAAACTGGTLYASNGRNVLCATTRDHGYSYKYTTQRQGQLWELSSHSQIGSRNYAVRWRFYENGTIEPSLGLSGELPVVDASAAQYGWPAMQSGKIATGFTDHALWRLDFDLDTTHGNDVVEEITSQPSADRLRKTKAITPLTTETGRTFDPETKRFWRIRDGILTNGSVGQLSYELVPNRYDHSRANSSNTPWLAQDVFFTRHNACEKHAANNSSSSCSTNVSQFANGESLNQQDIVVWYKQSYHHLPRSEDSNRIGTVWSSFQLLPRDWHSTNPF from the coding sequence ATGCAATACCGCACTCCCCTATTGGTACTCAGCCTGCTAATCGCTTGGCAACAACCCGTATTTGCTGCCCCTAGCACTGCCTGCACCGGGCAAACACTCAGCAAAACCTTCGCCTCCGGTGCAAGCTGGAATCTCTGCTGGACACCCCGCCAAGCCGAAGGCATTGTCTTATCGCAAGTCACCTACAAAGCCCCCAACCACCCCGCACGGCGTGTACTGGGCGAAGCCGCACTTTCCCAACTGGAAACCGCGCTGGATGACGGCGCGGTTGCGCCTTTATTTCTGAGTACCGAAGCGGGGTTTGGTGGCAATAACCTGCAAACCCTGAATGCCGCAGCGTGTACCGGTGGCACGTTATACGCCAGTAATGGGCGCAATGTGCTGTGTGCCACCACCCGCGACCACGGCTATTCCTACAAATACACCACCCAGCGCCAAGGGCAATTGTGGGAATTGAGCAGCCATTCGCAAATCGGCTCGCGCAATTACGCAGTACGCTGGCGCTTTTACGAAAATGGCACGATTGAACCCAGCCTTGGTTTAAGCGGCGAATTACCCGTCGTTGATGCCAGTGCTGCCCAATACGGCTGGCCTGCCATGCAAAGCGGCAAAATCGCCACGGGTTTCACTGACCATGCACTGTGGCGCTTGGATTTCGACCTCGACACCACCCATGGTAATGATGTGGTGGAAGAAATCACCAGCCAGCCCAGTGCCGACCGCTTACGCAAAACCAAAGCCATCACCCCCTTAACCACGGAAACCGGGCGTACTTTTGACCCGGAAACCAAACGTTTCTGGCGCATCCGCGATGGCATTCTCACCAATGGCAGCGTTGGGCAACTCTCCTACGAGCTTGTCCCCAACCGTTACGATCACAGCCGCGCCAATAGCAGCAATACCCCTTGGCTGGCACAAGATGTGTTTTTCACCCGCCACAACGCCTGCGAGAAACATGCGGCCAACAACTCCAGCAGCAGTTGCAGCACCAATGTCAGCCAATTTGCTAACGGTGAAAGCCTCAATCAGCAAGACATTGTGGTGTGGTACAAACAAAGTTACCACCACCTCCCGCGCAGCGAAGACAGCAATCGCATTGGCACAGTATGGAGCAGCTTCCAACTGTTGCCGCGTGACTGGCATTCCACCAACCCCTTCTGA
- a CDS encoding copper amine oxidase, with product MKSSVYAYAATVLLALGNCLPTSVQAAEFCADQYYVDTTLPNQSRWDMCWEHRNREGIVLHHIHYTPKNGTRRMVLYQAAVAQIHVPYDDNGARYHDVSDYGLGNNYMSALTAQECVGGQLLSYSGKNVLCKQVTPRDDAYSVDNDRLQGDALSLFSVSAIGAYNYIPEWRFLGDGAIEPGIGATGALQRFGASNIAQHGWLLESNKVGIAHLHNFFWKLDFDLGGTGTDDVVEEINHTQNAGKLARTHTPFSSEAARSVDPASLRSWRVMDGSLKNSKGLPLSYEIQLPESVQRDVGPSTEPFTHNDFYVTKQKSCELFASHNPTTNACAENLSAFVNGESLSGQDIVVWPSTTFYHMPRAEDAPRMDTHWSHIRVIPRDWHDKNPLSNSAETTADTTPPPPPPPPPATGSVSNNASGISVNGNLNDWANLTSFGADPDDVTGTNNKLNWLEAWAANDAERVYLAYKTKGNIDTSGFWGYQAYLDTDASTTSGYRTGALGADYLVEGANLWRYTGDGTSWSWAYQGNMTAQTSGNAAEFSFPRSWLGNSNELRVLFWGNNAAFGGDAKDAYPDGAFNTATSTRYFTYKMYTPTTTGTTTSLSNPASNLSINGNLSDWSNLTSFGIDPTDVSGVNNPLDWQEGWLAHDSSNVYLAYRTLNAVDTSKFWGYQVYFDTDSNGATGYQNNALGAEYMLEGQTVWRYTGDGDSWSWTPQGTTTNAASGQTAEFSFPRSWLGNPTNLRLMFRGNNAAFGGTAEDVYPNATANPRYFTYSFQ from the coding sequence ATGAAATCATCAGTTTATGCGTATGCCGCCACCGTCTTGCTGGCACTCGGCAATTGCTTACCCACCAGCGTACAAGCCGCCGAATTTTGCGCCGATCAGTATTACGTTGACACCACCCTTCCCAATCAATCGCGCTGGGATATGTGCTGGGAACACCGCAACCGCGAAGGCATTGTATTGCACCACATCCATTACACCCCCAAAAACGGCACGCGCCGCATGGTGCTGTATCAAGCAGCCGTGGCACAAATTCACGTTCCCTACGATGACAATGGCGCACGCTACCATGACGTATCCGACTACGGCTTAGGCAATAACTACATGTCCGCATTGACGGCACAAGAATGTGTTGGCGGGCAACTGCTGAGTTATTCCGGCAAAAATGTGCTGTGCAAGCAAGTCACACCCCGCGACGATGCTTACAGCGTCGACAATGACCGTTTGCAGGGCGATGCCCTCAGTTTATTCAGCGTTTCCGCTATCGGTGCGTACAACTACATCCCCGAATGGCGCTTTCTGGGTGACGGCGCGATCGAACCCGGCATCGGTGCAACCGGCGCTCTGCAACGTTTTGGCGCGAGTAACATTGCCCAACACGGTTGGCTCTTGGAAAGCAATAAAGTCGGCATTGCCCACCTACACAATTTTTTCTGGAAACTGGACTTCGACCTCGGCGGAACCGGCACCGACGATGTGGTGGAAGAAATCAACCACACCCAAAACGCCGGAAAACTAGCACGCACCCACACGCCATTCAGCAGCGAAGCCGCCCGCTCGGTCGACCCAGCAAGTTTGCGCAGTTGGCGGGTCATGGATGGCAGCCTGAAAAACAGCAAAGGCTTGCCACTCTCCTACGAGATTCAACTCCCCGAATCGGTGCAACGCGATGTAGGCCCCAGCACCGAACCCTTCACCCACAACGATTTCTACGTCACCAAGCAAAAAAGCTGTGAATTATTCGCCTCCCATAATCCCACCACCAATGCCTGCGCAGAAAACCTCAGCGCGTTTGTCAATGGTGAAAGCCTCAGCGGGCAAGACATCGTGGTGTGGCCTTCCACCACGTTCTACCACATGCCCCGTGCCGAAGACGCACCGCGCATGGACACTCACTGGAGTCACATCCGCGTCATTCCTCGCGACTGGCACGACAAAAACCCGCTGAGCAATAGCGCCGAAACCACGGCTGATACCACCCCACCGCCGCCACCTCCCCCACCGCCTGCGACGGGCAGCGTGTCGAATAATGCCAGCGGCATCAGCGTCAACGGCAACCTAAACGACTGGGCAAACTTGACATCATTTGGCGCTGATCCTGATGACGTAACCGGCACTAATAACAAACTCAACTGGCTAGAAGCATGGGCAGCCAACGATGCTGAACGTGTTTACCTTGCCTACAAAACCAAAGGCAATATCGACACCAGCGGTTTCTGGGGCTATCAGGCGTATTTGGATACTGACGCCAGCACCACCAGCGGCTACCGCACCGGCGCATTGGGCGCGGACTACTTAGTGGAAGGCGCGAACCTGTGGCGTTATACCGGCGACGGCACAAGCTGGAGTTGGGCATACCAAGGCAATATGACCGCGCAAACCAGTGGTAACGCCGCAGAATTCAGCTTCCCACGTAGCTGGTTAGGCAATAGCAATGAATTACGGGTTTTGTTCTGGGGGAACAATGCCGCGTTTGGTGGCGATGCGAAAGACGCTTACCCCGATGGCGCATTCAACACTGCCACTAGCACACGCTATTTCACCTACAAAATGTATACACCAACCACCACGGGTACTACGACTAGCCTTAGCAATCCCGCTTCCAATCTCAGCATTAATGGCAATCTGAGCGACTGGAGCAACCTGACTTCTTTCGGTATCGACCCAACCGACGTGAGCGGTGTCAACAACCCGTTGGATTGGCAAGAAGGCTGGCTGGCGCACGATAGCAGCAATGTTTACCTCGCTTACCGCACCCTCAATGCGGTAGATACCAGTAAATTCTGGGGCTACCAAGTCTATTTCGATACCGACAGCAATGGCGCAACCGGCTACCAAAACAATGCCTTGGGCGCGGAATACATGCTGGAAGGTCAAACCGTTTGGCGCTATACCGGCGATGGCGACAGTTGGAGCTGGACACCCCAAGGCACTACCACCAACGCGGCAAGCGGGCAAACCGCAGAATTCAGCTTTCCGCGTAGCTGGTTAGGCAACCCAACCAACTTGCGCCTAATGTTCCGAGGCAATAACGCTGCCTTTGGTGGCACGGCTGAAGACGTTTATCCGAATGCCACGGCAAACCCGCGCTATTTCACGTACAGTTTTCAGTAA